A window of the Podarcis raffonei isolate rPodRaf1 chromosome 4, rPodRaf1.pri, whole genome shotgun sequence genome harbors these coding sequences:
- the LAMTOR1 gene encoding ragulator complex protein LAMTOR1 — translation MGCCYSSENEASDQGDESKPLLPTPSSPPKPLNGAEHNCHNLPSARTDEQALLSSILAKTAINIIDVSAADQQGMEQHEYMDRARQYSTRLAMLSSNLMQWKKLSTLPSLTTQPHQVLASDPVPFADLQQVSRIAAYAFSALSQIRVDAKEELVVQFGIP, via the exons GGCGATGAGTCTAAGCCCCTGCTGCCCACTCCCTCCAGCCCACCCAAGCCCTTAAATGGAGCCGAGCACAACTGCCACAACCTGCCTTCAGCCCGGACGGACGAGCAGGCTCTGCTGTCATCGATCCTCGCCAAGACAGCCAT CAACATCATTGACGTTTCGGCCGCAGATCAGCAAGGCATGGAGCAGCACGAGTACATGGATAGAGCCAGGCAGTACAG caCCAGGCTAGCCATGTTGAGCAGCAACCTGATGCAGTGGAAGAAGCTCTCAACGCTCCCATCGCTCACCACGCAGCCCCATCAAGTGCTTGCCAGCGACCCCGTTCCCTTCGCAGACTTGCAGCAG GTCTCCCGGATAGCTGCGTACGCCTTCAGTGCTCTCTCCCAGATCCGAGTGGATGCGAAAGAAGAACTGGTTGTACAGTTTGGGATCCCCTGA
- the LRRC51 gene encoding leucine-rich repeat-containing protein 51 isoform X3, which produces MKQRGAQLSGRKPQASSAISFPSTGGKTCARWNYSTASLQAPPLDYSFRGISFMQDLLTEEPRAGLKPIHRSEGGRLLTQAIWLNNNTLGELTQFTETVGKLLEYPEDIYWIDLSFNDLPIIDPVLTSFYNLRHLNLHGNAIQQLSEVDKLAVLPHLRNLTLHGNPVEEEKGYRSYVLSTLPHLKSFDFSGVTKLDRTTAAVWRRMNIRPKKVRKRRDDY; this is translated from the exons ATGAAGCAGAGAGGTgcccagctcagtggcagaaaaccccag GCTAGTTCTGCGATATCGTTTCCCAG CACAGGGGGAAAGACTTGCGCCCGGTGGAACTACAGCACAGCCTCCCTCCAGGCGCCTCCGTTGGACTACTCATTTCGGGGCATCAGCTTCATGCAAG acCTGCTGACGGAGGAGCCGAGGGCCGGCCTGAAGCCCATCCATCGGTCCGAAGGGGGCCGGCTGCTGACGCAGGCCATCTGGCTGAACAACAACACCCTCGGGGAGCTGACCCAGTTCACGGAGACTGTGGGCAAACTCCTGGAGTACCCAGAGGACATCTACTGGATCGACCTCTCCTTCAACGACCTGCCCATCATCGACCCG GTGCTGACTTCCTTCTACAATCTGCGCCACCTCAACCTTCACGGGAACGCCATCCAGCAGCTTTCAGAGGTGGACAAGCTGGCGGTGCTCCCGCACCTGCGCAACCTGACGCTGCACGGAAACCCCGTTGAGGAGGAGAAGGGCTACAG GAGCTACGTCCTGTCCACTCTGCCCCACTTGAAGTCCTTCGATTTCAGCGGCGTCACGAAGCTCGACCGCACCACCGCGGCCGTCTGGAGGCGCATGAACATCAGGCCCAAGAAAGTCCGGAAGAGAAGGGACGACTACTGA
- the LRRC51 gene encoding leucine-rich repeat-containing protein 51 isoform X1, with protein MKNKTGFTLTFLKSVVTLWGFVSPPPPCSLALRSSLFFYFHEASSAISFPSTGGKTCARWNYSTASLQAPPLDYSFRGISFMQDLLTEEPRAGLKPIHRSEGGRLLTQAIWLNNNTLGELTQFTETVGKLLEYPEDIYWIDLSFNDLPIIDPVLTSFYNLRHLNLHGNAIQQLSEVDKLAVLPHLRNLTLHGNPVEEEKGYRSYVLSTLPHLKSFDFSGVTKLDRTTAAVWRRMNIRPKKVRKRRDDY; from the exons atgaaaaacaaaactggtTTTACGTTAACTTTTCTTAAATCGGTAGTAACACTTTGGgggtttgtttcccccccccccccttgttctctCGCTTTGAGGTCGTCCCTTTTCTTCTACTTTCATGAG GCTAGTTCTGCGATATCGTTTCCCAG CACAGGGGGAAAGACTTGCGCCCGGTGGAACTACAGCACAGCCTCCCTCCAGGCGCCTCCGTTGGACTACTCATTTCGGGGCATCAGCTTCATGCAAG acCTGCTGACGGAGGAGCCGAGGGCCGGCCTGAAGCCCATCCATCGGTCCGAAGGGGGCCGGCTGCTGACGCAGGCCATCTGGCTGAACAACAACACCCTCGGGGAGCTGACCCAGTTCACGGAGACTGTGGGCAAACTCCTGGAGTACCCAGAGGACATCTACTGGATCGACCTCTCCTTCAACGACCTGCCCATCATCGACCCG GTGCTGACTTCCTTCTACAATCTGCGCCACCTCAACCTTCACGGGAACGCCATCCAGCAGCTTTCAGAGGTGGACAAGCTGGCGGTGCTCCCGCACCTGCGCAACCTGACGCTGCACGGAAACCCCGTTGAGGAGGAGAAGGGCTACAG GAGCTACGTCCTGTCCACTCTGCCCCACTTGAAGTCCTTCGATTTCAGCGGCGTCACGAAGCTCGACCGCACCACCGCGGCCGTCTGGAGGCGCATGAACATCAGGCCCAAGAAAGTCCGGAAGAGAAGGGACGACTACTGA
- the LRRC51 gene encoding leucine-rich repeat-containing protein 51 isoform X2, translating into MKNKTGFTLTFLKSVVTLWGFVSPPPPCSLALRSSLFFYFHEASSAISFPSTGGKTCARWNYSTASLQAPPLDYSFRGISFMQDLLTEEPRAGLKPIHRSEGGRLLTQAIWLNNNTLGELTQFTETVGKLLEYPEDIYWIDLSFNDLPIIDPVLTSFYNLRHLNLHGNAIQQLSEVDKLAVLPHLRNLTLHGNPVEEEKGYSGVTKLDRTTAAVWRRMNIRPKKVRKRRDDY; encoded by the exons atgaaaaacaaaactggtTTTACGTTAACTTTTCTTAAATCGGTAGTAACACTTTGGgggtttgtttcccccccccccccttgttctctCGCTTTGAGGTCGTCCCTTTTCTTCTACTTTCATGAG GCTAGTTCTGCGATATCGTTTCCCAG CACAGGGGGAAAGACTTGCGCCCGGTGGAACTACAGCACAGCCTCCCTCCAGGCGCCTCCGTTGGACTACTCATTTCGGGGCATCAGCTTCATGCAAG acCTGCTGACGGAGGAGCCGAGGGCCGGCCTGAAGCCCATCCATCGGTCCGAAGGGGGCCGGCTGCTGACGCAGGCCATCTGGCTGAACAACAACACCCTCGGGGAGCTGACCCAGTTCACGGAGACTGTGGGCAAACTCCTGGAGTACCCAGAGGACATCTACTGGATCGACCTCTCCTTCAACGACCTGCCCATCATCGACCCG GTGCTGACTTCCTTCTACAATCTGCGCCACCTCAACCTTCACGGGAACGCCATCCAGCAGCTTTCAGAGGTGGACAAGCTGGCGGTGCTCCCGCACCTGCGCAACCTGACGCTGCACGGAAACCCCGTTGAGGAGGAGAAGGGCTACAG CGGCGTCACGAAGCTCGACCGCACCACCGCGGCCGTCTGGAGGCGCATGAACATCAGGCCCAAGAAAGTCCGGAAGAGAAGGGACGACTACTGA